In a genomic window of Infirmifilum sp. NZ:
- a CDS encoding DNA polymerase ligase N-terminal domain-containing protein produces MASRRARFVVHEHDARRARLHYDLRIEMGGVLKDWAFRKQPPLEPGVKRYGVQQEDHGLEWLDFEGEIKEGYGAGTMRIWDKGEYELLESSGDKLVLRFYGSKLKGTYVLLRFKDGWLFFKTR; encoded by the coding sequence GTGGCTTCTCGTAGGGCCAGGTTTGTTGTCCACGAGCACGACGCAAGGCGCGCGAGGCTGCACTACGACCTGAGGATTGAGATGGGTGGGGTGCTGAAGGACTGGGCCTTCAGGAAGCAGCCGCCCCTGGAGCCCGGTGTCAAGAGGTACGGTGTGCAGCAGGAGGACCACGGGCTCGAGTGGCTGGACTTCGAGGGGGAGATAAAGGAGGGCTACGGGGCTGGGACGATGAGGATCTGGGACAAGGGGGAGTACGAGCTCCTGGAGTCCTCGGGCGACAAGCTTGTCCTGAGGTTTTACGGCTCGAAGCTGAAGGGGACCTACGTCCTCCTCAGGTTCAAGGACGGCTGGCTCTTCTTCAAGACGAGGTAG
- a CDS encoding substrate-binding domain-containing protein → MARKKVAVILALLLALSGLSGTLSAQPQEIRIGIVTDRSGALSYYGDMSINGFILGLMYALNISSFETVTPNLEWKLNWQGRTIHIIAASNVPAGQQVPDPVTATKAAEDLIQNKGVEILVGTADSPSAIALTQIAEKYKIVFIVVPAADHEITKTYLNRYVFQLSSTTWHDAIAGGTFAVKLGKTVAFIAPSNSWGRSTVEAWSSVIQQNGGTVVADIYAPVTTTDFTPYIQALLASKAEVFIPVWSGATALTLYQQINASGVYQKMKVTSGIPDLATLNLLRMGLYLPNYQGMMKYAWNLPQNNPVNNWLVSKYVELYKQKALPTMGSLLAAFPLPDLFVGEGFVAGHALGLALKKTGGSTDSEKLIAALEGLNFFSVKGQITIRKEDHRTVQDMYIAQIVWDNSTLAKYYRPEELPDLYKPLLKTGIFAPKYIDTVQSVTPPIEVNLYAQQPQPTQPQQPPAQQPAQPAQDYTMIIIALIVVAVVVAAALIALRRRQKK, encoded by the coding sequence ATGGCAAGAAAAAAGGTAGCTGTTATACTCGCACTGCTCCTTGCTCTCTCAGGGCTCTCCGGAACGCTGAGCGCGCAGCCGCAGGAGATCCGAATAGGCATCGTCACGGACAGGTCAGGGGCGCTGAGCTACTACGGCGACATGTCTATAAACGGCTTCATCCTAGGCCTGATGTACGCTCTGAACATCTCTAGCTTCGAGACCGTCACTCCCAACCTCGAGTGGAAGCTGAACTGGCAGGGGAGGACTATACACATAATCGCCGCCAGCAACGTCCCAGCGGGGCAACAGGTCCCGGACCCTGTGACGGCCACGAAGGCAGCCGAAGACCTCATCCAGAACAAGGGCGTCGAGATCCTTGTCGGCACGGCTGACAGCCCCTCAGCCATCGCTCTGACTCAGATCGCGGAGAAGTACAAGATAGTGTTCATCGTCGTCCCAGCGGCGGACCACGAGATAACGAAGACCTACCTCAACAGGTACGTCTTCCAGCTCTCTAGCACGACGTGGCACGACGCCATCGCGGGGGGCACCTTCGCGGTTAAGCTCGGCAAAACCGTCGCGTTCATCGCGCCCAGCAACTCCTGGGGCAGGTCCACCGTTGAAGCATGGTCCAGCGTGATACAGCAGAACGGGGGCACCGTTGTAGCCGACATCTACGCGCCTGTCACCACAACGGACTTCACGCCCTACATCCAGGCGCTCCTGGCCTCCAAGGCAGAGGTCTTCATACCCGTCTGGAGCGGGGCCACAGCCCTAACCCTTTACCAGCAGATAAACGCGTCCGGAGTCTACCAGAAGATGAAAGTGACGTCCGGCATCCCGGATCTCGCGACGCTGAACTTGTTGCGAATGGGCCTCTACCTCCCCAACTACCAGGGTATGATGAAGTACGCCTGGAACCTTCCGCAGAACAACCCCGTTAACAACTGGCTTGTCTCCAAGTACGTGGAGCTCTACAAGCAGAAGGCGCTGCCGACGATGGGATCCCTCCTCGCGGCCTTCCCGCTGCCCGATCTGTTTGTCGGCGAGGGCTTCGTCGCCGGCCACGCACTAGGCCTTGCACTGAAGAAAACCGGGGGCTCCACGGACTCCGAGAAGCTTATAGCGGCCCTGGAGGGTCTAAACTTCTTCTCAGTTAAAGGCCAGATCACGATCAGGAAAGAGGACCACAGGACCGTGCAGGACATGTACATAGCGCAGATAGTCTGGGACAACAGCACTCTCGCGAAGTACTACAGGCCGGAGGAGCTGCCAGACCTCTACAAGCCCCTGCTTAAGACCGGCATTTTCGCCCCCAAGTACATCGACACCGTGCAGAGTGTGACGCCTCCGATTGAGGTGAACCTCTACGCTCAGCAGCCTCAGCCCACTCAGCCTCAGCAACCGCCAGCCCAGCAACCCGCCCAGCCGGCTCAGGACTACACGATGATCATCATAGCCTTGATAGTTGTTGCAGTGGTAGTCGCGGCCGCCCTGATCGCCCTTCGCAGAAGGCAGAAAAAATAA
- a CDS encoding 3-oxoacyl-ACP synthase III family protein, with amino-acid sequence MVAKPEIKKYARIVSTGISLGKNLVTNDDYEKVFGLKLPDAWRNALENRIGIKHRYVSSPDQPPSDLAAEAARMALENAKLSIDDIDLIIVATDTPDFQTPPTVNPLHYKLGAKLKTGGFDINAACADNTIALILASQSIMLNEDVNYALVVSPYTMTKFIDPQDVTASVFSDGAGAVILGPSEEPGFITGKIIADGSYYDYWGIYVGGARPVSEEVIKEKWHKLRYLKRYPPDINLRHWPGLVQDTLRKAGLTPNDISHYFVTQVNREMIHQLMRLLGQPIEKAPTIMEKYGYTGSACVFMALHDAVTQGRIKKGDYIQFVTSGVGFVMASAVFRWV; translated from the coding sequence ATGGTAGCGAAACCTGAGATCAAGAAGTACGCGCGCATCGTGAGCACCGGGATCTCGCTGGGCAAGAACCTCGTGACCAACGACGACTACGAGAAAGTCTTCGGCCTCAAGCTCCCCGATGCCTGGAGAAACGCCCTCGAGAACAGGATCGGGATTAAGCACCGCTACGTCTCATCCCCTGACCAGCCCCCCTCAGACCTCGCCGCCGAGGCGGCGCGCATGGCCCTCGAGAACGCTAAGCTCAGCATCGACGACATCGACCTGATAATCGTGGCCACCGATACCCCCGACTTTCAAACCCCCCCGACGGTCAACCCCCTCCACTACAAGCTCGGGGCGAAGCTGAAAACAGGGGGCTTCGACATCAACGCCGCGTGCGCCGACAACACGATCGCGTTGATACTGGCAAGCCAGAGCATCATGCTCAACGAGGATGTTAACTACGCTCTCGTCGTCTCCCCCTACACCATGACGAAGTTCATCGACCCGCAAGACGTGACGGCCTCGGTCTTCTCCGACGGCGCCGGTGCGGTGATACTGGGGCCGTCAGAGGAGCCAGGCTTCATAACCGGGAAGATAATAGCGGACGGAAGCTACTACGACTACTGGGGTATATACGTGGGCGGGGCTAGGCCTGTCTCCGAGGAGGTGATTAAGGAGAAGTGGCACAAGCTGAGGTACCTGAAGCGCTACCCGCCCGACATCAACCTCCGACACTGGCCCGGGCTCGTGCAGGACACGCTCAGGAAAGCCGGGCTGACACCCAACGACATAAGCCACTACTTCGTCACGCAGGTTAACAGGGAGATGATACACCAGCTGATGAGGCTCCTAGGGCAGCCCATCGAGAAAGCCCCGACGATAATGGAGAAGTACGGCTACACCGGCTCAGCCTGCGTGTTCATGGCTCTCCACGACGCTGTGACCCAGGGGAGGATCAAGAAGGGGGATTACATCCAGTTCGTGACCTCCGGAGTAGGCTTCGTGATGGCCAGCGCGGTGTTCCGCTGGGTGTGA
- a CDS encoding branched-chain amino acid ABC transporter permease: MERLRQLVLPERFVGYASLTTLLVVPWLDRTLGSTLAIAYVWALLALSYNVLIGLAGIASFGHAVPFGVAAFLTAIMLNAGVPYAATMICAALVAALAYTAVGVPAFRVRGLYYAILTLAVAEALRSTIESTARTTVAITVGSIPELTSAFGLWLYLAVLALALAVTFVSAVNDVRYTRRRRVKWAKTVVYAAMLALLAAASVKSFADSLGFLAELGAGAPYVKVIRFLYPINLYLLSLLTLYVSYLVVKRISVSPLGASLLAVRENPIRASVLGYNVFAHQLAAFLISGFFAGVAGSVYVALIPTVMTDVFSSDKTFTALVGTIVGGIGTLPGPIIGGILVGVLRDYLSALSPTLLSVGWLSMQQAQLLPSFLLGLLYVVVVLSLPYGIWGTWLLRGWRLKRRLEALLGGETS, from the coding sequence GTGGAGAGGCTAAGGCAATTAGTCCTCCCGGAAAGGTTCGTCGGCTACGCCTCGCTGACCACCCTCCTCGTCGTCCCTTGGCTGGACCGGACGCTCGGCTCAACTCTCGCCATCGCGTACGTGTGGGCCTTGCTAGCCCTAAGCTACAACGTGCTCATCGGTCTAGCGGGGATAGCCAGCTTCGGCCACGCTGTGCCGTTCGGCGTTGCGGCGTTCCTGACAGCCATCATGCTAAACGCCGGTGTGCCGTACGCGGCTACGATGATCTGCGCGGCACTGGTCGCCGCTCTAGCATACACTGCGGTGGGTGTTCCTGCCTTCCGCGTTAGGGGGCTGTACTACGCTATCCTGACCCTCGCGGTGGCGGAGGCGCTCAGGAGCACGATCGAGTCGACTGCTAGAACCACGGTGGCCATAACGGTTGGGTCGATACCAGAGCTGACGAGCGCCTTTGGCCTCTGGCTGTACCTCGCCGTCCTCGCGCTAGCTCTAGCCGTCACCTTCGTCTCAGCCGTGAACGACGTTAGGTATACTCGGAGGAGGAGAGTGAAGTGGGCCAAGACCGTCGTCTACGCGGCGATGCTCGCGCTGCTCGCCGCCGCCTCCGTTAAATCGTTCGCGGATTCGCTCGGGTTCCTCGCCGAGCTGGGTGCAGGGGCACCGTATGTCAAGGTCATCAGGTTCCTCTACCCCATAAACCTCTACCTCCTCTCGCTTCTAACGCTGTACGTCTCATACCTCGTGGTGAAGCGCATCTCCGTCTCCCCGCTCGGCGCATCGCTCCTGGCGGTTCGCGAGAACCCGATCAGGGCCTCCGTTCTCGGCTACAACGTCTTCGCGCACCAGCTCGCCGCTTTCCTCATCTCGGGCTTCTTTGCCGGCGTCGCTGGCAGCGTGTACGTTGCCCTCATACCTACGGTGATGACCGACGTCTTCTCCTCGGACAAGACGTTCACAGCCCTGGTTGGGACAATAGTAGGTGGCATCGGGACGCTACCCGGGCCCATAATCGGGGGGATACTCGTCGGCGTCCTGAGGGACTACCTCTCGGCCCTCTCGCCCACACTACTGAGCGTCGGGTGGCTCTCCATGCAGCAGGCACAGCTCCTCCCCAGCTTCCTGCTCGGCCTGCTCTACGTGGTTGTCGTGCTCTCGCTGCCCTACGGGATCTGGGGGACTTGGCTGCTTAGGGGCTGGAGGCTCAAGCGAAGGCTTGAAGCACTTCTCGGAGGGGAAACTAGTTAA
- a CDS encoding branched-chain amino acid ABC transporter permease: MFTWDFFLSAVIDGLAYSSMIYMASLGLVIIFGLMDVFNLAHGAFFGLGAYLFVTLYYLTGNFVLSAAVTLALGALVGLATERLVIKPVYGNPLAQLLVTMGLMTLLFTLIQLIWPTGLTFPETSNFLVSGYIEVGSLRVRVYKLLLASFGFLLFAAVSLVLSKTMFGVKLRAGTESRELAEVFGINVSTLFMVAFSLGVALAFLGGALVAPLTHATVELPVYFSLLSFAIPVVGGMKSYTGAFYASLLIGFIDRFTAYFAPWITFAIDLFVMIIVLVVKPEGLFGR, from the coding sequence ATGTTTACGTGGGATTTCTTCCTTAGCGCTGTTATTGACGGGCTAGCCTACTCTTCCATGATCTACATGGCTTCCCTCGGGCTTGTGATCATCTTCGGCCTGATGGACGTTTTCAACCTCGCGCATGGGGCCTTCTTCGGCCTAGGAGCGTACCTCTTCGTAACTCTCTACTACCTTACAGGGAACTTCGTTCTCAGCGCCGCCGTGACGCTTGCCTTGGGAGCCCTCGTTGGGCTAGCCACCGAGAGGCTGGTTATCAAGCCGGTTTACGGGAACCCTCTAGCCCAGCTACTCGTCACGATGGGGCTGATGACCCTGCTGTTCACGCTGATCCAGCTTATATGGCCCACTGGCCTGACTTTCCCCGAGACCAGCAACTTCCTCGTATCGGGCTACATTGAGGTGGGCTCGCTGAGAGTCAGGGTGTACAAGCTGCTCCTAGCCTCGTTCGGTTTCCTGCTCTTCGCCGCTGTCAGCTTAGTCCTCTCGAAGACGATGTTCGGGGTGAAGCTCAGGGCTGGGACGGAGAGCAGGGAGCTCGCGGAGGTGTTCGGAATCAATGTGTCGACGCTCTTCATGGTGGCGTTCTCGTTGGGGGTGGCTCTCGCGTTCCTGGGAGGAGCCCTCGTAGCGCCCCTGACGCACGCTACGGTTGAGCTACCCGTGTACTTCTCGCTGCTCAGCTTCGCGATTCCCGTCGTCGGGGGGATGAAGAGCTACACTGGAGCCTTCTACGCTAGCCTCCTGATAGGCTTCATTGACCGCTTCACAGCCTACTTTGCCCCATGGATAACCTTCGCCATCGACCTCTTCGTTATGATCATCGTGCTCGTGGTTAAACCCGAGGGGCTGTTCGGTAGGTGA
- a CDS encoding ABC transporter ATP-binding protein: MGEKILVVDNLHTYISGYHILQGVSFEVERGTVTAILGKNGVGKTTTLKTIAGIYKPAKGRVVFKGEDVTGLPPHRVTLKGVSYVPAEKNIFATLTVEENLRLAYNGPKDRLLERLEVVYSLFPELKKLSRMMAGNLSGGQQRMLAIACGMVREHELLILDEPSEGLSPIYVKSFLRRLKEFKDEHGKTVLLVEQNFALAREIVDYVYLMDKGVVVTGFPASALEENRDVVRRILGVSL; encoded by the coding sequence ATGGGCGAAAAGATCCTAGTGGTTGATAACCTCCACACCTACATATCGGGCTACCACATCCTCCAGGGCGTTTCCTTCGAGGTCGAGAGAGGAACGGTCACCGCGATCCTCGGCAAGAACGGTGTGGGGAAGACAACAACTCTGAAGACCATAGCCGGGATTTACAAGCCCGCTAAGGGGAGAGTGGTTTTCAAGGGGGAGGATGTTACAGGTCTACCTCCGCATCGAGTCACGCTCAAGGGGGTTAGCTACGTCCCGGCTGAGAAGAATATCTTCGCGACGCTGACGGTGGAGGAGAACCTCCGCCTCGCCTACAACGGCCCCAAGGACAGGCTACTTGAGAGGCTCGAGGTGGTGTACAGCCTATTCCCTGAGCTGAAGAAGCTCTCCCGGATGATGGCTGGTAACCTCAGCGGCGGGCAGCAGAGGATGCTTGCTATCGCCTGCGGTATGGTGCGTGAGCACGAGTTGCTGATCCTGGACGAGCCGAGCGAGGGGCTAAGCCCGATTTACGTGAAATCGTTTCTGAGGAGGCTCAAGGAGTTTAAGGATGAACACGGGAAGACTGTTCTCCTGGTTGAGCAGAACTTCGCGCTCGCCAGGGAGATAGTGGACTACGTGTACCTCATGGATAAGGGTGTTGTCGTGACGGGTTTCCCGGCGAGCGCGTTGGAGGAAAACCGGGATGTCGTAAGGAGGATTCTTGGTGTGAGCCTGTAG
- a CDS encoding ABC transporter ATP-binding protein: MSRLRGFILRTSNLTKRFGGLVAVNNVNLGVKPNTIHAIIGPNGAGKTTLFNLITGVLKPTSGRVFFEDRDITGKPPHAISALGITRSFQVYSIFPNLTVLENIRLAVQASWGRMKWDFLRPVTSYREVTWEAMRIASITGLYARTGLLARDLTPGDKRKLEIAMALAGKPKLIALDEPTAGVSTEEVPSITRLVRRLRDEMGKTVVVIEHKIDVVLELADTVSVMSQGSIIAEGPPREIVENREVQRIYLGE, encoded by the coding sequence GTGTCTAGATTGAGGGGATTTATCCTCAGGACGTCCAACCTTACCAAGAGGTTCGGAGGCCTCGTGGCGGTCAACAACGTGAACCTTGGAGTCAAGCCCAACACGATCCACGCCATTATCGGCCCAAACGGGGCAGGCAAAACCACTCTTTTCAACCTGATAACAGGGGTTCTCAAGCCAACAAGCGGCAGGGTGTTCTTTGAGGACCGGGATATCACGGGCAAGCCCCCCCACGCGATCAGCGCGCTCGGGATCACGAGGTCCTTCCAGGTCTACTCGATATTCCCGAACCTCACAGTCCTCGAGAACATAAGGCTCGCAGTGCAGGCCTCTTGGGGAAGGATGAAGTGGGACTTCTTGAGGCCCGTCACCTCGTACAGGGAGGTGACCTGGGAGGCTATGAGGATCGCCTCGATAACCGGCCTCTACGCCAGGACCGGGCTCCTTGCCCGGGACCTCACACCGGGGGATAAGAGGAAGCTCGAGATAGCCATGGCTCTAGCCGGTAAGCCCAAGCTCATAGCCCTAGACGAGCCGACGGCCGGCGTATCCACGGAGGAGGTGCCCTCCATCACCCGCCTCGTCAGGAGGCTTAGAGACGAGATGGGGAAGACGGTGGTCGTCATAGAGCATAAAATAGACGTGGTACTAGAGCTGGCCGACACTGTTAGCGTGATGAGCCAGGGTAGCATTATCGCCGAGGGGCCGCCGAGGGAGATCGTGGAGAACCGGGAGGTTCAGAGGATATACCTGGGTGAGTGA
- a CDS encoding alpha/beta fold hydrolase: MGSGIWEFLEHKYARSHDGLKIHYVAVGQGKPVVFVHGLGESFATWKPQLEFFPRKGFRAVAVDLRGHGDSEIPSRRITMEDFARDVLSVLDAEGVEKAYMVGYSMGALVLLELYKIAPQRFEKLVLEATAPEYPPAMTEVLENMSMHEIAQQVAEFAVSPVAPSELKREIYEIISRTDKRVYIQSAEAATQKSYRDILRSIQVPTLLISGELDYISPPEVVDEMSRLVPNSKPLILGGVGHMPHRERLELFNEAVLEFLTGV; encoded by the coding sequence ATGGGTTCGGGTATATGGGAGTTTTTAGAGCACAAGTACGCGAGAAGCCACGACGGCTTGAAGATCCACTACGTGGCTGTGGGCCAGGGCAAACCCGTAGTCTTCGTCCACGGCCTCGGTGAAAGCTTCGCCACATGGAAGCCGCAGCTCGAGTTCTTCCCCAGGAAAGGCTTCCGCGCAGTAGCGGTGGACCTCAGGGGTCACGGGGATAGCGAGATACCGTCCAGGAGGATAACCATGGAGGACTTCGCCAGGGATGTTCTGAGCGTCCTAGACGCTGAGGGGGTCGAAAAGGCTTACATGGTGGGCTACTCCATGGGTGCGCTGGTGCTCCTCGAGCTCTACAAGATCGCACCACAGAGGTTCGAGAAGCTCGTCCTCGAGGCAACCGCACCCGAGTACCCGCCTGCAATGACAGAGGTTCTCGAGAACATGTCCATGCACGAGATCGCTCAGCAGGTGGCGGAGTTCGCGGTCTCCCCCGTGGCGCCGAGCGAGCTTAAGAGGGAGATCTACGAGATAATCTCCCGTACAGACAAGCGCGTCTACATCCAGAGCGCTGAGGCGGCAACCCAGAAGAGCTACCGGGATATCCTGAGGTCTATACAGGTTCCCACGCTCCTGATCTCAGGTGAGCTGGACTACATTTCCCCGCCTGAGGTGGTCGACGAGATGTCGAGGCTAGTGCCCAACTCGAAGCCGCTGATACTAGGAGGAGTCGGGCACATGCCCCACCGCGAGAGGCTGGAGCTCTTCAACGAGGCTGTCCTGGAGTTCCTGACCGGTGTCTAG
- a CDS encoding alpha/beta fold hydrolase, which translates to MGYYTTSDGVKIYYELLGTGEKTVALLNGIAMNTLGWRVQAEYLRNRGFRVLLHDMRGQGLSDKPKGGYSLERHALDLRELMEGLGIRSASLVGISYGGKVALLAASMFPELIEKVVVLNTSHAVDRALIARVDRWITVSRLRSGRLLWQAMVPDIFSDRFLNENFQFVASLAPNFELIDFDAFQEMAKAFVRLDLRGKLAKGKPTLVVSGLDDKFFPPRYSKLIADELPGSRYVELDCGHVSIWEKPHDVNRIVYEFLVG; encoded by the coding sequence ATGGGTTACTACACGACTTCCGACGGCGTGAAGATATACTACGAGCTCCTGGGTACAGGTGAGAAGACTGTTGCGCTGCTGAACGGTATCGCGATGAACACCCTTGGGTGGAGGGTGCAGGCCGAGTACCTGAGGAACAGGGGTTTCAGGGTTCTCCTGCACGACATGAGGGGGCAGGGGCTCAGCGACAAGCCTAAGGGTGGCTACAGCCTTGAGAGGCACGCCCTAGACCTGAGGGAGCTGATGGAGGGCTTAGGGATCCGGAGCGCTTCGCTCGTGGGTATATCCTACGGGGGGAAGGTGGCGCTGCTCGCGGCAAGCATGTTCCCCGAGCTGATCGAGAAGGTGGTCGTCCTCAACACCTCCCACGCTGTTGACCGGGCGCTCATCGCGAGGGTTGACAGGTGGATCACGGTGTCTAGGCTGAGGTCTGGCAGGCTCCTCTGGCAGGCGATGGTCCCGGACATCTTCTCCGACAGGTTCCTCAACGAGAACTTCCAGTTCGTCGCCTCGCTGGCGCCCAACTTCGAGCTCATCGACTTCGACGCTTTCCAGGAGATGGCAAAGGCGTTCGTGAGGCTCGACCTGAGGGGGAAGCTGGCCAAGGGTAAACCCACACTCGTGGTTTCAGGGCTCGACGACAAGTTCTTCCCTCCGAGGTACTCGAAACTCATAGCCGACGAGCTTCCAGGCTCGAGGTACGTTGAGCTAGACTGCGGGCACGTGTCGATTTGGGAGAAGCCCCATGATGTGAATCGTATTGTTTATGAGTTTCTAGTCGGGTGA
- a CDS encoding class I adenylate-forming enzyme family protein: MSLSAVYSCGRWVNDWISRRADITGGWVALKDNLEKPLRVATFSQLDRDAGRIAGLLREEWGVGKGDVVAILSWSRIEFVEVLLACFKLGCVLAPINTRYSKREVSEFVEQTKPKVVLYERELEQGVEGISVDKACYDCASEFSFSSRQPLEASAECCLEDPAMLLQTGGTTGKPKFAVVSHRMILWNALNTVRDLIIPGDVTINTLPLFHIGAYTYLIPLLIFGGTSILMHRWNVDEFIDLVEQERPSFLFLVPTQLRMLLQSPRFKDADFSSVRWITSGGGALTRDLIEKIFEKGVVQKQGFGMTEMGPGVFALDPWDAQRKMGSIGKPNLLVEAKIVNPEGAEVPAGAEGELLLRGPSVFAGYLRNEEEMRALVRDGWIATGDVARRDEEGYFWIVGRLKNIIRSGEESVYPEEIEKLLLMHPKIKDVVVIGVPDEKWGEVPKALIVLKEGERITKEEVVEFLRDKIAKYKIPKYVEVVKDLIYTETGKVSRSALKQMYGQPRDRLEV; encoded by the coding sequence ATGAGCCTGAGTGCGGTTTACAGCTGTGGCAGGTGGGTCAACGACTGGATCTCGAGGAGAGCTGACATTACAGGCGGCTGGGTTGCTCTAAAGGACAATCTCGAGAAGCCCCTGCGGGTTGCCACCTTCTCGCAACTGGACAGGGATGCCGGTCGCATCGCGGGGCTCCTCCGCGAGGAGTGGGGCGTGGGCAAGGGGGACGTTGTAGCTATACTCTCGTGGAGCCGGATAGAGTTCGTCGAGGTGCTTCTCGCGTGCTTCAAGCTGGGGTGCGTGCTCGCCCCGATAAACACGCGCTACAGCAAGAGGGAGGTCTCGGAGTTCGTGGAGCAGACTAAGCCCAAGGTGGTTCTCTACGAGCGCGAGCTCGAGCAGGGTGTTGAGGGGATCAGCGTGGATAAAGCGTGCTACGACTGCGCAAGCGAGTTCAGCTTCTCTTCGAGGCAACCGCTAGAGGCATCTGCGGAGTGCTGCTTGGAGGACCCGGCTATGCTCCTCCAAACCGGGGGGACGACGGGGAAGCCCAAGTTCGCGGTGGTTAGCCACAGGATGATCCTGTGGAACGCGCTGAACACCGTGAGGGACCTGATAATACCCGGTGACGTGACGATCAACACACTGCCTCTCTTCCACATAGGCGCGTACACGTACCTCATCCCCCTCCTTATCTTCGGCGGCACAAGCATCCTGATGCACAGGTGGAACGTCGACGAGTTCATAGACCTGGTTGAGCAGGAGCGGCCATCGTTCCTCTTCCTCGTCCCGACGCAGCTCCGCATGCTCCTGCAGTCCCCTCGCTTCAAGGACGCTGACTTCTCCTCGGTGAGGTGGATAACCAGCGGGGGTGGGGCGCTGACGCGCGACCTCATCGAGAAGATATTCGAGAAGGGTGTTGTCCAGAAGCAGGGCTTCGGTATGACGGAGATGGGCCCAGGGGTGTTCGCGCTCGACCCGTGGGACGCTCAGCGCAAGATGGGCTCCATAGGCAAGCCGAACCTCCTGGTTGAGGCCAAGATCGTGAACCCCGAGGGCGCTGAGGTGCCGGCTGGCGCGGAGGGGGAACTGCTCCTCCGAGGCCCCTCCGTGTTCGCGGGCTACCTCAGGAACGAGGAGGAGATGCGGGCCCTCGTGCGTGACGGGTGGATCGCGACGGGGGATGTTGCCCGGAGGGACGAGGAGGGCTACTTCTGGATTGTGGGGAGGCTGAAGAACATAATAAGGAGCGGCGAGGAGAGCGTGTACCCCGAGGAGATCGAGAAGCTCCTGCTCATGCACCCGAAAATCAAGGATGTGGTGGTGATCGGCGTGCCTGACGAGAAGTGGGGGGAGGTGCCCAAGGCGCTGATCGTTCTCAAAGAGGGCGAGAGGATCACAAAGGAGGAGGTGGTGGAGTTCCTGCGCGACAAGATCGCCAAGTACAAGATCCCCAAGTACGTCGAGGTCGTGAAGGATCTCATCTACACAGAGACGGGGAAAGTATCCCGGTCGGCGCTCAAGCAGATGTACGGTCAGCCTCGGGACCGGTTGGAGGTGTAG
- a CDS encoding alpha/beta hydrolase — translation MTGLKNIKIQVGDEEYALLLREGGRKAMVLVHGNLSSSEIWHPLIGEIPEEYTIVAPDLCGFGETRCNGIDATRGFGTFTDQVLRIMSHLGVGKTVFVGHSMGGGVVLDVMSRRPEVVELAILVDPMPPYGMGGVKGLNGEPCFPDYSGSGGGLIKVYNPMFLGVLEKLKKGEALTGDERQLLDATVGLYFAPGYKPSERVYEAILSMMRKASLGDDFYPGDYTQSPNWPFVAPGTRGVLNAMSPKYFNARPALQARSKPPVVWIHGSQDLMVSDSSPVDIGFLGKSGFIPNYPGEEVFPPQPMFSQIKAFLEEYRDRGGSFEARIIEGAGHTPFVEKREEFLEIFRKSLP, via the coding sequence GTGACAGGGCTGAAAAACATCAAGATCCAAGTTGGAGATGAGGAGTACGCGCTCCTCCTCCGGGAAGGCGGCCGGAAGGCGATGGTTCTCGTGCACGGAAATCTCTCGAGCTCCGAAATATGGCATCCGCTCATTGGGGAAATCCCAGAAGAGTACACAATCGTCGCCCCGGACCTGTGCGGCTTCGGGGAAACGCGCTGCAACGGTATAGACGCTACCCGCGGGTTTGGAACGTTCACTGACCAGGTGCTGCGGATAATGAGCCACCTCGGAGTTGGGAAAACCGTGTTCGTAGGCCACAGCATGGGCGGGGGAGTGGTCCTCGACGTGATGTCCAGGCGCCCGGAAGTCGTCGAGCTGGCAATTCTCGTAGACCCCATGCCACCTTACGGGATGGGGGGAGTCAAGGGCCTCAACGGCGAGCCCTGCTTCCCGGACTACAGCGGCTCCGGTGGGGGTCTGATCAAGGTCTACAACCCCATGTTCCTCGGTGTGCTCGAGAAGCTTAAGAAGGGTGAAGCTCTTACCGGCGACGAGAGGCAACTGCTGGACGCCACCGTGGGCCTGTACTTCGCCCCAGGCTACAAGCCCAGCGAGAGGGTTTACGAAGCCATACTCTCGATGATGCGTAAGGCGAGTCTGGGCGACGACTTCTACCCCGGGGACTACACGCAGAGCCCTAACTGGCCGTTCGTGGCTCCAGGCACGAGAGGGGTGCTTAATGCCATGTCCCCCAAGTACTTTAACGCTAGGCCGGCCCTGCAGGCCCGCAGCAAGCCACCAGTCGTGTGGATTCACGGTAGCCAGGACCTGATGGTCTCGGACTCGAGCCCCGTGGACATCGGCTTCCTGGGGAAGAGCGGCTTCATACCAAACTACCCTGGGGAGGAGGTGTTCCCACCGCAGCCCATGTTCAGCCAGATAAAGGCTTTCCTGGAAGAGTACCGCGACCGCGGCGGCAGCTTTGAGGCGAGGATCATAGAGGGGGCCGGCCACACGCCGTTCGTCGAGAAGAGGGAGGAGTTCCTGGAGATCTTCAGGAAGAGCCTGCCGTAA